The proteins below are encoded in one region of Aequorivita iocasae:
- the hisH gene encoding imidazole glycerol phosphate synthase subunit HisH: protein MKIALINYGAGNSQSIKFALKRLGFEAILSDEETEIRSADKVIFPGVGEASSAMQKLKVSGLDQVIPTLKQPVLGICLGMQLLCKSSEERNTKGLGVFDVEVVRFPKGLKVPQIGWNQISNLKTSLFEGISENEFMYLVHSFYAPLCKEAIAISEYGIQYASALQKDNFYGVQFHPEKSSTAGEHILKNFLKL from the coding sequence ATGAAAATAGCACTTATTAATTATGGAGCGGGTAACAGCCAAAGCATCAAATTTGCCTTGAAGAGACTGGGTTTTGAAGCAATTTTGAGCGATGAGGAAACTGAAATACGTAGTGCTGATAAAGTAATTTTTCCCGGCGTGGGCGAGGCGAGTAGCGCAATGCAAAAACTGAAGGTCTCAGGCCTGGACCAAGTCATTCCCACTTTAAAACAACCCGTTTTGGGCATTTGTTTGGGAATGCAGCTGCTCTGCAAATCTTCCGAAGAACGAAATACAAAGGGTTTGGGAGTTTTTGATGTGGAGGTAGTACGATTTCCCAAAGGTTTAAAAGTGCCGCAAATTGGTTGGAATCAGATTTCAAATTTAAAAACCAGCTTGTTTGAGGGTATTTCAGAAAACGAGTTTATGTATTTGGTGCATAGTTTTTACGCTCCGCTCTGTAAAGAAGCTATTGCAATTTCAGAATACGGAATTCAATATGCATCGGCATTACAGAAGGATAATTTTTATGGTGTACAATTCCATCCCGAGAAAAGCAGTACCGCAGGTGAACATATCTTAAAGAACTTTTTAAAACTATAA
- the hisB gene encoding bifunctional histidinol-phosphatase/imidazoleglycerol-phosphate dehydratase HisB, whose translation MKKRVLFIDRDGTIIKETVDEQIDAFDKMIFYPKVFSYLGKIVKEFDFELVMITNQDGLGTDSFPEETFWPVHNFILKGFENEGVIFSEVLIDRTFPNEKADTRKPGTGLLKKYFSEEYDLENSFVIGDRLTDMELAKNLGAKGIFINDNTKLGTSEISLKVEELQQNIALETNDWQQIYEFLKLKQRVSEIHRKTNETDISIKLNLDGSGKSIINTGIAFFDHMLDQLARHGQMDLVITVTGDLEVDEHHTIEDTAIALGEVFNQALGDKLGMERYGFCLPMDDCLAQVAIDFGGRNWLVWDADFKREMIGKMPTEMFQHFFKSFTDGAKANLNIKAEGTNEHHKIEAIFKAFAKAIKMAIKRDAEKMILPTTKGLL comes from the coding sequence ATGAAAAAACGCGTACTGTTTATAGACCGCGATGGCACCATAATCAAAGAAACTGTAGACGAGCAGATAGATGCTTTTGACAAAATGATTTTTTATCCCAAAGTATTTAGCTACTTGGGAAAAATAGTAAAAGAGTTTGATTTTGAATTGGTGATGATTACCAATCAGGACGGTTTGGGAACGGATTCTTTTCCTGAGGAAACCTTTTGGCCAGTACATAATTTTATACTAAAAGGTTTTGAAAATGAAGGTGTTATTTTCAGTGAGGTATTAATTGACCGAACATTTCCGAACGAAAAGGCCGATACTCGGAAACCTGGAACTGGCTTGTTAAAAAAATATTTTTCCGAAGAATATGACCTGGAAAATTCCTTTGTAATAGGCGATAGGCTCACGGATATGGAACTTGCCAAAAACCTTGGCGCCAAAGGAATTTTCATAAACGATAATACTAAGTTGGGGACTTCCGAAATTTCGTTGAAAGTTGAAGAACTACAGCAAAACATCGCTTTGGAAACCAATGATTGGCAGCAGATTTATGAGTTTTTAAAACTGAAACAGCGTGTTTCAGAAATCCACCGAAAAACAAATGAAACCGATATTTCAATTAAATTGAATCTGGATGGCAGCGGGAAAAGTATTATAAACACTGGCATTGCCTTTTTTGACCATATGCTGGACCAATTGGCGCGGCACGGGCAAATGGATTTGGTAATAACCGTAACAGGAGATTTGGAAGTGGACGAGCACCATACCATCGAGGACACCGCAATTGCTTTGGGCGAAGTTTTCAACCAAGCCCTAGGGGATAAATTGGGAATGGAGCGCTACGGCTTCTGTTTGCCAATGGACGATTGTTTAGCCCAAGTTGCCATTGACTTCGGTGGAAGGAACTGGCTAGTTTGGGATGCCGATTTCAAACGCGAAATGATAGGCAAAATGCCCACGGAAATGTTCCAGCATTTTTTTAAAAGTTTTACCGATGGTGCCAAGGCAAATCTCAATATTAAAGCCGAAGGAACCAACGAGCACCATAAAATTGAAGCAATTTTTAAAGCCTTCGCTAAAGCCATAAAGATGGCTATAAAACGTGATGCTGAAAAAATGATTTTACCAACGACCAAAGGCTTGCTTTAA
- the hisA gene encoding 1-(5-phosphoribosyl)-5-[(5-phosphoribosylamino)methylideneamino]imidazole-4-carboxamide isomerase, protein MRIIPAIDIIDGKCVRLSKGDYSTKKIYNENPLEVAKQFEAHGIEYLHLVDLDGAKSKHIVNHKVLEEIAINTTLKIDFGGGLKTSNDLRIAFECGANQITGGSIAVKSPETFNDWLQTFGSEKIILGADAKDEKVAISGWMEASNLEVIPFIQKYMESGIEYVICTDISKDGMLQGPSFDLYEKIITETKIVKLIASGGISTFEELPKLAEIGCEGVIIGKAIYENRINLKQLENYILNDEI, encoded by the coding sequence ATGCGAATAATACCAGCAATAGATATTATTGACGGCAAATGTGTCCGACTTTCAAAAGGGGACTACAGCACGAAAAAGATTTATAATGAAAACCCATTGGAGGTTGCAAAACAATTTGAAGCCCACGGGATAGAATATTTGCATTTGGTGGATTTGGACGGTGCGAAAAGTAAACACATTGTGAACCATAAGGTATTAGAGGAAATCGCTATAAACACTACTTTAAAGATTGATTTTGGTGGCGGGCTAAAAACAAGCAATGATTTGAGGATTGCCTTTGAATGTGGCGCCAACCAAATAACTGGCGGTAGTATCGCTGTAAAAAGCCCAGAAACCTTCAATGATTGGTTACAAACATTTGGAAGTGAAAAAATTATTTTGGGTGCGGATGCCAAAGATGAAAAAGTGGCAATTAGTGGATGGATGGAAGCTTCAAATTTAGAAGTAATTCCCTTTATACAGAAATATATGGAAAGTGGAATTGAATATGTAATCTGTACCGATATCAGTAAAGACGGAATGTTGCAAGGCCCCTCATTTGATTTGTATGAAAAAATCATTACTGAAACCAAAATAGTAAAACTGATTGCCTCTGGAGGAATTTCAACTTTTGAAGAACTGCCAAAACTTGCTGAAATAGGCTGTGAAGGAGTGATTATCGGCAAAGCGATTTATGAAAATAGAATTAACTTGAAACAACTTGAAAACTATATTTTGAACGACGAGATTTGA